From bacterium, one genomic window encodes:
- a CDS encoding cysteine-rich CWC family protein, whose translation MALQNQPETKTCGRCGGKFPCHAKTGGCWCEKLPALPKSIPDCDCLCPACLEKELKAQGTERP comes from the coding sequence ATGGCATTGCAAAACCAGCCCGAGACCAAGACCTGCGGCCGTTGCGGCGGAAAATTCCCCTGTCACGCCAAGACCGGCGGATGCTGGTGCGAAAAGCTTCCGGCCCTTCCCAAAAGCATCCCCGATTGCGACTGTCTTTGTCCCGCCTGCCTGGAGAAGGAATTGAAGGCCCAGGGGACCGAAAGGCCCTGA